Proteins found in one Pseudochaenichthys georgianus chromosome 13, fPseGeo1.2, whole genome shotgun sequence genomic segment:
- the p2ry12 gene encoding P2Y purinoceptor 12: protein METNTTSPPFPGSHSFNNSTCSRDNLLKTVVFPVLYSFLFLLGLVLNGVAVWVFFRIPSKSHFIIYLKNIVVADVIMTFTFPFKVLSDSNMASTGLRIFVCRVSSVLFYLTMYISILFFGLISIDRCIKTLRPFRGTNAARLVRRKLLSGAIWTFLLVLCLPNVILTCKTPTSPYFKCGDLKTEAGLYWHQVVNHVCQVIFWGNLVTVIISYTLITKELYRSYSRSTGGTISRAPSGASTRKPHQAKRKMSANVFLVLAVFFVCFVPFHFARVPYTMSQTQGFLFDCKLKLFFFQLKESTLFLSSLNSVLDPLIYFFLCKSFRTTLFKALRLAPGTCSRLTGRGSEDTVSTI, encoded by the exons ATGGAGACAAATACAACTTCCCCCCCGTTCCCTGGCAGTCACAGCTTCAACAACAGCACTTGTTCCCGTGACAACCTTCTGAAGACCGTGGTTTTTCCGGttctttactcttttctcttCCTGCTGGGGCTTGTGCTCAACGGCGTGGCTGTGTGGGTGTTTTTTCGCATCCCCTCAAAGTCTCACTTCATCATATACCTGAAGAATATTGTTGTTGCAGATGTCATCATGACCTTCACATTCCCTTTCAAG GTATTATCAGATTCCAACATGGCTTCCACTGGGCTGCGCATATTTGTGTGTCGGGTCTCCTCAGTGCTCTTCTACCTTACCATGTACATCAGCATCCTCTTCTTCGGCCTCATCAGCATCGATCGCTGCATAAAGACCCTCAGGCCCTTCAGGGGGACAAATGCAGCTCGATTGGTTCGTCGCAAGCTGCTTTCAGGAGCCATCTGGACCTTTCTGCTTGTTCTCTGTTTGCCCAATGTGATCCTGACATGTAAAACACCAACATCTCCATATTTTAAGTGTGGGGACCTGAAGACAGAGGCTGGGCTGTACTGGCACCAGGTGGTCAATCATGTCTGTCAAGTTATTTTCTGGGGCAACCTGGTGACGGTGATAATATCCTACACTTTAATCACCAAAGAGCTGTACAGGTCCTACTCCCGCAGCACTGGAGGGACAATAAGTCGAGCACCAAGTGGGGCCTCAACTCGGAAACCCCACCAGGCCAAAAGGAAAATGAGTGCTAATGTGTTCCTGGTTCTGGCAGTGTTCTTTGTGTGCTTTGTGCCTTTTCACTTCGCCCGCGTGCCGTACACCATGAGCCAAACCCAAGGGTTTCTCTTTGACTGTAAACTCAAACTCTTCTTCTTTCAGCTGAAGGAAAGTACGCTCTTCCTCTCTTCCTTAAACTCTGTTTTGGATCCTCTCATCTACTTTTTCCTCTGTAAGTCTTTCAGGACCACCTTGTTCAAGGCCCTGCGACTGGCTCCTGGAACCTGCAGcaggctcacagggaggggatCAGAGGACACAGTGAGCACTATCTGA